From one Drosophila subpulchrella strain 33 F10 #4 breed RU33 chromosome 3L, RU_Dsub_v1.1 Primary Assembly, whole genome shotgun sequence genomic stretch:
- the LOC119555696 gene encoding LOW QUALITY PROTEIN: uncharacterized protein LOC119555696 (The sequence of the model RefSeq protein was modified relative to this genomic sequence to represent the inferred CDS: inserted 1 base in 1 codon; deleted 5 bases in 3 codons) — protein MPEEPERPEKPMELIKPPRMSGECACVRFSXGPEVAGGSASRESTNCNINIHNKSNIRRKNNKDEKSLASWLHEEISLECQFGRKNLFIFSSNELTERQASNLTDGRTGEQLDGRTLRWTDNCERFHTKRDDR, from the exons ATGCCAGAAGAGCCAGAAAGGCCAGAAAAGCCCATGGAGCTAATTAAGCCGCCTCGCATGAGTGGTGAGTGTGCTTGTGTGCGGTTTT AGGGGCCAGAGGTTGCGGGTGGCTCTGCATCAAGGGAAAGCACTAACTGCAACATCAACATCCACAATAAGAGCAACATCAGgcggaaa aacaacaaagatGAGAAATCGCTGGCTTCCTGGCTTCATGAAGAAATAAGTCTAGAGTGCCAGTTCGGT AGGAAAAACTTGTTCATCTTCAGCTCTAACGAGCTAACGGAGCGACAAGCG TCCAACTTAACTGATGGGCGGACTGGCGAACAGTTGGACGGACGGACGCTCCGTTGGACGGACAACTGTGAGCGATTCCACACAAAACGAGACGATAGGTAA
- the LOC119555697 gene encoding LOW QUALITY PROTEIN: uncharacterized protein LOC119555697 (The sequence of the model RefSeq protein was modified relative to this genomic sequence to represent the inferred CDS: inserted 3 bases in 2 codons) — protein sequence MQRLCCCCCCCQTNNETICSFVDICISQWSLGQKKSADAXPHKNADLECAKDFATDSAISTTSRGLNSTRGNHIXSIPRWMAIM from the exons ATGCAACGtttgtgttgctgttgctgttgctgtcaAACAAATAACGAAACGATTTGCTCATTTGTTGATATTTGCATTTCGCAATGGTCTTTGGGGCAGAAGAAGTCTGCTGATGC TCCCCATAAGAATGCAGATCTCGAGTGTGCTAAAGATTTCGCAACGGACTCTGCGATTTCTACGACCTCTCGGGGCTTGAACTCCACTCGAGGCAACCACA TGAGTATTCCCCGCTGGATGGCGATAATGTAA